The genome window GATGTCGCCCTTATGGATCTCCCTGGCGCGCTCCAGCCACACGGAACACAGCTCGTCCAGGGACACATCACCGGCCTCCCGCCAGATGCGGCGCATCTCGCGCACGGCCCAGCGCAGGTTCACGGCCGTGGGGCGGGCGTTCTCGATCTGGTCCAGCTTTGCGTTCAGGTTGGCCTTCCAGTCGCCGTCCATGGACTGCACTTCGCGGCCCGCCAGGTAACAGCCATAGGCCGCGGTCACGCCAATGGCGGGAGCGCCGCGCACCACCATGACCACCAGCGCGTAGCAAATATCCTCGGTGGTCTTGCAGTCGAACCAATCCTCCCTGTTGGGAAGATATCTTTGGTCCAGCAGTACAAGTGCGTCCTTTTCCGGTGAGAACTGGATATGTTCGGTCATCGTAACTCCACTTTGACGGCTGTCCCTAAACGCACGATTGCGGCGTTGCATCAAAAAAGCCAACCCCTCGCGTACCCTAAAAGTACGCGTCGGACTTGACTTTTTCTTGCGCATTACACTCGCACATTTTTGAACAGCCTTGAGTTGTTAGATTATAAAACTCATTATTCCTCGCCCCCGTCACGCATCGCTGTGATCTCCAAAAAGTTTTGGAGATGGGGGTCTGGGGGAAGAACCTTTTTCAAAAGGTCCTTCCCCCAGCCTGCATTACGAAAGCTTCTTGTTGATGAGCTGGGTAACCACGCCGGGGTTGGCCTGGCCCTTGGTCTTGCGCATGACCTGGCCCATGAAGAAACTCAGGAGCTTGGTCTTGCCGCCCTTGAAGGCCTCGACCTCGTCCGGATTCTCGGCCAGCACTTCATCGACAACGGCTTCCAATGCGCCGGTGTCGGAAACCTGCACCATGCCCTTGGCCTTGACGTGCTCCTCGGGATCGTCGCCCGACTCGCACAGGTCGCGGAACACCGTGGTGCCGATCTTGTGGGAGATGGTGCCGTCGTCCACGAGCTTGACCAGCTTGGCCAGCGCCTCGGGCGACATCCTGCAGTCGCAGGCGACCGCGCCGCATTCGTTCAGGTACGGCATCAGCTCGCCGATGACCCAGTTGGCCACCTTCTTGGCTTCGCCGCCGTAGGCCTTGACCGCGGCCTCGAAATATTCGGCCACGGCCAGTTCCGAAGCGATGAGCACGGCGTCGTCCTCGGAAAGCTTGAACTCGTCCAGGAAACGCGCCTTCTTGTCGGCCGGGAGCTCGGGCAGCTCGGACCGCCACTTTTCGACCCAGGCCTCCTCCAGCACCAGCGGCACCAGGTCCGGATCCGGGAAATAGCGGTAGTCGTGCGCCTCTTCCTTGCCGCGCATGGAGGCGGTGACGTTCTTGTCCGGATTGTAGAGCCGGGTCTCCTGCACCACTTTCTCGCCGTCCTCCACAAGATCGATCTGGCGGCCCACTTCGTACTCGATGGCCCGCTGCACGTTGCGGAAGGAGTTGAGGTTCTTGAGCTCGGTGCGGGTGCCCAGTTCCTCGCTGCCCATGGGGCGGATGGAAATGTTGGCGTCGCAGCGGAAGCTGCCCTCTTCCAGGTTGCCGTCGCAGATGCCGAGATAGAGCAGGATGACGCGAAGCTCCTTGAGATAGGCCACTGCCTCGTCGGAGCTGCGCATGTCCGGCTCGGAAACGATCTCGATGAGCGGCACGCCCGTGCGGTTCAGGTCCACGAAGCTGGCGTTCTCGGCGGCGGAATGGATGTTCTTGCCCGCGTCCTCTTCCATGTGGATACGCGTCAGGCCGATGCGCTTGTGCTCGCCGTTCACGTTGATGTCCACGTGGCCGTGCTCGCAGATGGGCAGCTCGAACTGGGAGATCTGGTAGCCCTTGGGCAGGTCCGGATAGAAATAGTTCTTGCGGGCGAACACGGAGGTGCGGTTGATCTCGCAGTTGGTGGCCAGGCCCATCTTGGCGGCGTATTCGGCCACCTTGGCGTTCATGACCGGCAGCACGCCGGGCATGCCCGAGCAGACCGGGCAGACGTTCTCGTTGGGTTCGTTGCCGAACTTGGTGGAACAGTTGCAGAAAATCTTGGTTTCGGTCTTGAGCTGGGCGTGCACCTCAAGGCCAATGACGGTTTCGTACCGGGACATGGACAGGATACTCCTACTTGTTCTTGTACAGCTCCGGGTTCATTTCCGGATCATTATACATCTTGAAATATTGATGAACCTCGGGCTTCTTGCGGCCCTCGGCATACTCGTCGATCAGTTCCATGAGGCTGCGCACCAGACGGTCGTGCCGCGCCTGCACTTCCTCGCACAGATCGGAGCAGGTATTGGTATGATCTTCCCCGGCATCCTTGCGCCGGGCCTGCTCCCGCATGTGAAAGACCCGCAGGGCCATTACCGAAAGGCGGTCCAGAACGCACCCCACAGTCTCGGTGTTGTAGCGGTCCTCGGCGGATTCCGGCAACAGCGGGCACACCATGCCCAGCAGACAGACGTCTATGGCCTCGGCCAGGCCGTTGCGCACGGTATTGAGCTTGTCATAGGCATATTTGCACTCGGCAATGACCTTTTCCGGAACGTCCCTGCGGCGGGCGCGGTCCTCCAGGTGCCACATGCGGAAATTGACCCAATGCAGACGCGCGGAAAGTTCGCGCAGCCCGGCGATTCCCTCCAGTGCGGGACATTCGTCCGGGTTCTCGTACACGGGCTCCCCGAAATGCCAGTCCGTCACGGACCGCACCTGATGGTTGACGCAGTCCGCGAGCGTCTCTTTTATGTCGTCGATGGTGATCTCAGCCATTTTTCAGTGCATCCTTGCTGATGAGCAGATAAACCGTGGCCCGTGTCTTGATGCGCGATGCAACGGGCTCCACCTTGTAGCCTTCCCCCACGTAATAGTCCACGTGCGCACCCTGAATGGCCGTGCCCGTATCCTGGGCCAGCCCTATGCCGGTGACCGTGCGCTTGGCGCGGTACCCATTGCGGACCTTTTCCTCCGGAATCTCGGCCTCAAAGGCCAGCACACTGCCCAGCGGCAGCAGTCGGCGGTCCGTGGCGATGGAGACCATGGGGGTCAGCGGCTTGCCCATGGCCCCTTCGGGCGGGGCCTCGGCCAGCCGGAAAAATACGTAGCTGGGATTTTCGGCCATGAGCTGGAACATGTGCTTCGGATGCCTGCGGAAATAGCGGCGCACATGTTCCTTGCCCAGCTGGCCGCGCGGCAGCAAACCCTTTTCGTACAGGATACGGCCCAGACTCTTGAACCGATGCCCGTTCTTGGCGCCGTAAAGCACGTTGCGCACGCTGCCGTCCGGCAGCCGCAGCCGCCCGCAGCCCTCCACCTGGAGATAAAAGACGTCTATGGGGTCCTTGGCCCAGGCGATCTCATAGCCCTTGCCCGCAAGTACGCGGTTCACATCCAGGGCGCGGCGGTCATAGTAGGGAACCGTGCGCCCCTTTTCAACCCGGCAGTACCCCGTTCCGCCGCCCGGGGCCGTGCACCGCTTCAGGTCGGCGGGCACCCCGTAGATGGGGTACTGGTAGCCAGGCCGCCGAGTCAGGCTGGCCTCGATCTCCGGGGTGTAATAACCGGTCATGACCGGCCCCGGATCCAGGCCGTACCAGACGAACCGCTGGCTCAGCAGCTCGGGCTCGCGGTCCAGGCGCGGCAGGATGACCAGAAATTCCTCCAGGCTGCGGCGCACCTGCTGCCAGGTCAGGATCACGTCGCCATGGGCCATGGCCGGTCCCTTGGGCGGCTGGCGCAGCACGTAATCCAGGCTCCGGCGCACCGGAATCTCCAGGCTGGTCCAGGAGCGCAGCCCCTGGGAGCGCAGGTCCAGGCGGGCGCTGCGCAACAGGCGTTCATTGCCTTCCAAGGCCTTGAACTCGCTCTTCACGTCCGGCCGGGGAGCGCAGACCACGGATTCGGGAAACAGGGCCGACTGGCGGGGGGAGACGTTTTCCTCGGGAGGCGGCAGATCCTTTTCCGCCGAGCCCCAGAAATTGTGCGCGGTACACCCGCCCGTGAGCAGTACGCACAGG of Salidesulfovibrio onnuriiensis contains these proteins:
- a CDS encoding MltA domain-containing protein, whose translation is MKRVPFVMDGRSRAVLYAVLFLCVLLTGGCTAHNFWGSAEKDLPPPEENVSPRQSALFPESVVCAPRPDVKSEFKALEGNERLLRSARLDLRSQGLRSWTSLEIPVRRSLDYVLRQPPKGPAMAHGDVILTWQQVRRSLEEFLVILPRLDREPELLSQRFVWYGLDPGPVMTGYYTPEIEASLTRRPGYQYPIYGVPADLKRCTAPGGGTGYCRVEKGRTVPYYDRRALDVNRVLAGKGYEIAWAKDPIDVFYLQVEGCGRLRLPDGSVRNVLYGAKNGHRFKSLGRILYEKGLLPRGQLGKEHVRRYFRRHPKHMFQLMAENPSYVFFRLAEAPPEGAMGKPLTPMVSIATDRRLLPLGSVLAFEAEIPEEKVRNGYRAKRTVTGIGLAQDTGTAIQGAHVDYYVGEGYKVEPVASRIKTRATVYLLISKDALKNG
- the gatB gene encoding Asp-tRNA(Asn)/Glu-tRNA(Gln) amidotransferase subunit GatB, encoding MSRYETVIGLEVHAQLKTETKIFCNCSTKFGNEPNENVCPVCSGMPGVLPVMNAKVAEYAAKMGLATNCEINRTSVFARKNYFYPDLPKGYQISQFELPICEHGHVDINVNGEHKRIGLTRIHMEEDAGKNIHSAAENASFVDLNRTGVPLIEIVSEPDMRSSDEAVAYLKELRVILLYLGICDGNLEEGSFRCDANISIRPMGSEELGTRTELKNLNSFRNVQRAIEYEVGRQIDLVEDGEKVVQETRLYNPDKNVTASMRGKEEAHDYRYFPDPDLVPLVLEEAWVEKWRSELPELPADKKARFLDEFKLSEDDAVLIASELAVAEYFEAAVKAYGGEAKKVANWVIGELMPYLNECGAVACDCRMSPEALAKLVKLVDDGTISHKIGTTVFRDLCESGDDPEEHVKAKGMVQVSDTGALEAVVDEVLAENPDEVEAFKGGKTKLLSFFMGQVMRKTKGQANPGVVTQLINKKLS
- a CDS encoding DUF4254 domain-containing protein, encoding MAEITIDDIKETLADCVNHQVRSVTDWHFGEPVYENPDECPALEGIAGLRELSARLHWVNFRMWHLEDRARRRDVPEKVIAECKYAYDKLNTVRNGLAEAIDVCLLGMVCPLLPESAEDRYNTETVGCVLDRLSVMALRVFHMREQARRKDAGEDHTNTCSDLCEEVQARHDRLVRSLMELIDEYAEGRKKPEVHQYFKMYNDPEMNPELYKNK